A genomic segment from Sander vitreus isolate 19-12246 chromosome 3, sanVit1, whole genome shotgun sequence encodes:
- the ssh2a gene encoding uncharacterized protein ssh2a isoform X3 codes for MFTVLRPEDTIRLAVRLESAFPQVTRYMVVVSTNGRQDTEESIVLGMDFVSSDSCCSVGLVLPLWSDTLIHLDGDGGFSVSTVNRVHVFKPVSVQAMWSALQSLHKACEVARCHNYYPGSLFLTWVSYYQSRVASNQFCVNEWNAMQDVESHRANSPVLFTDLPTERERTERLIKMRLREIMMQKDLENVTCKEIRTELEMQMVCNLREFKEFIDNEMIVILGQMDSPTEIFEHVYLGSEWNASNLEELQNSGVHYILNVTREIDNFFPGMFEYHNIRVYDEEATNLLEYWNETYKFITKAKKAGAKCLVHCKMGVSRSASTVIAYAMKEYGWDLDTAFDYVKERRVVTKPNPSFMKQLEEYQGILLASKQRHNKLWRSHSDSDLSDRPEWMCKPQSHSLGRSNSHNNNTSSPSLHHFLGAAVLQALGAEPEDSAKSNATHTSDSHTDSNGVRDSPGQEEVRSDCGYPPLLPLPRPRAATVVPEEGLDNSSSVAVTVPVAVPHPPPSLHIVPPTPELQRAHRCPPTHLSISVPKHKPVELSLNLPERRSSEEISPLTLGSTDSDITDQSLSDSTSDKHSPLSPANITPLPLVLPLAASDDNNNPSELQIGSALDGRSEADGSSIHSAASIDFFSAREKFLGLAQDETSRTLSEQAQQRTTLSLEENRETEANDEEEQRNGTSQVSPQSEDSVDKASPDRPHHPYHDNGVSVRHIVTEIEAICHPASCLPTPSSSSTSSSLPPSSHSPQLIRPEHLMEAEASEVTHGSLTPPSHPQSPSMLPCDWPAGSVRRATKQLEQKLRQDMEKAASQRSPVHSPSAEHPPVRLSMCPLSTEQPPLRFPQDCTEQRITEQRITQGEITAGSAKSKDREKHIGSQTELNSSGTDHLPDPSCSPKSNISQVSGAIPIIVPTSIDSHMLTSPLASTSPLEDSFLDTSAQSQRQSQLHSQSQQHLTQPQGCSHQMTLDGVTVQESDTDVRLESCPKGERGGCGPGCDAESRLAHGSQELERIQQTLRELQAFLHEGACLETPDSEDYELGQPQGLRDTVMDTEPGPCKGGSSEQTPPGLEVGQRLRERQEGKSFLEPIVWHRAMELEARIRQAGLTPPSLMKRSASLAKLDCLELSATDLSDLDLRPHTRTTSSHSQDSFSLSTSHPDDTWKKQKVLARNGCVEKTGMSRGGRDLDESSSSLSLCFSSAPHRFPKEDPGEREEPEGSGSGAVATTRQQGRGHSSRLSHKGSAEKKQRAVTVLYNTM; via the exons ATGTTCACTGTGCTACGGCCGGAGGATACCATCCGACTG GCTGTGCGTCTGGAGAGCGCCTTCCCTCAGGTAACCCGCTACATGGTGGTGGTCTCCACCAATGGTAGACAGGACACGGAGGAGAGCATCGTGCTAGGCATGGACTTTGTCTCCTCTGATAG CTGCTGTTCCGTGGGTCTGGTTCTACCTCTGTGGAGTGACACTTTGATCCACTTGGATGGAGACGG TGGTTTCAGTGTGTCGACGGTGAACAGGGTTCATGTTTTCAAGCCAGTTTCTGTACAGGCCATGTG GTCAGCCCTCCAGTCGCTCCACAAAGCGTGCGAGGTGGCCCGCTGTCATAACTACTACCCGGGCAGCCTGTTCCTGACCTGGGTCAGCTACTACCAGAGCAGGGTCGCCTCTAACCAGTTCTGCGTCAATGAGTGGAACGCCATGCAAGACGTCGAGTCGCACCGTGCCAATTCACCCGTTCTCTTCACAGACTT GCCCACAGAGAGGGAGCGCACAGAAAGGCTGATCAAGATGCGCCTCAGAGAGATCATGATGCAGAAAGACCTGGAGAACGTCACCTGTAAGGAG ATCCGAACAGAGCTGGAGATGCAGATGGTGTGTAACCTGAGGGAGTTCAAGGAGTTCATAGACAACGAGATGATAGTCATCCTGGGACAGATGGACAGCCCCACTGAAATCTTTGAACACGTCTATCTG GGCTCTGAGTGGAATGCCTCTaacctggaggagctgcagaacAGTGG AGTGCACTACATCCTGAACGTGACCAGGGAGATAGACAACTTCTTCCCCGGGATGTTTGAGTACCACAACATCAGAGTGTACGATGAAGAGGCCACCAACTTGCTGGAGTACTGGAACGAGACCTACAAGTTCATCACCAAAGCCAA GAAAGCTGGTGCTAAGTGTCTTGTTCACTGTAAAATGGGTGTGAGTCGTTCCGCCTCCACAGTGATCGCCTACGCCATGAAGGAGTACGGCTGGGACTTGGACACTGCCTTTGACTATGTTAAAGAGAGACGGGTGGTCACCAAACCAAACCCTTCCTTCATGAAACAGCTGGAGGAGTATCAGGGAATTCTGCTGGCCAG CAAACAAAGGCATAATAAGCTATGGCGCTCACACTCTGACAGTGACCTATCAGATCGCCCAGAGTGGATGTGTAAACCTCAGTCTCACTCTCTGGGCCGCTCCAActctcacaacaacaacacttcctCCCCCTCCTTACATCACTTCCTGGGCGCGGCCGTGCTGCAAGCGCTTGGTGCTGAACCCGAAGACTCTGCCAAATCAAATGCCACACACACCTCTGACTCCCACACTGACTCCAACGGTGTGCGTGACTCACCAGGTCAGGAGGAGGTCAGATCAGATTGTGGATACCCTCCCCTGCTTCCCCTCCCCAGACCCCGAGCAGCCACTGTAGTCCCAGAGGAAGGACTGGACAATTCATCGAGTGTGGCTGTCACTGTGCCTGTTGCTGTGCCCCACCCTCCACCATCACTCCACATCGTACCCCCCACTCCTGAACTGCAGCGTGCTCACCGGTGTCCTCCCACACATCTGTCCATTTCAGTGCCCAAACACAAACCGGTGGAACTGTCCCTCAATTTGCCTGAGCGAAGAAGCTCAGAAGAAATCTCTCCTCTCACTCTGGGATCCACTGACTCCGACATAACAGACCAATCATTATCTGATTCAACGAGTGACAAACACAGCCCCCTCAGCCCTGCTAACATCACTCCCCTCCCCCTGGTTCTTCCCCTTGCTGCCAGTGATGACAACAACAACCCCAGCGAGTTACAGATAGGCAGCGCCTTGGACGGCCGCAGCGAGGCCGATGGGTCGTCCATCCACAGCGCAGCCAGCATCGACTTCTTCAGCGCCAGGGAAAAGTTTCTGGGCCTTGCCCAAGATGAAACGTCCCGGACACTTTCTGAGCAGGCACAACAAAGGACAACTCTGTCCCTCGAGGAAAACAGAGAAACTGAGGCTAACGATGAAGAGGAGCAGAGAAATGGGACTAGTCAG GTGTCTCCACAGTCTGAAGACAGCGTGGACAAAGCCAGCCCTGACCGACCTCATCACCCTTATCATGACAACGGAGTATCAGTCCGCCATATCGTTACAGAGATTGAAGCCATATGCCACCCGGCCTCCTGCCTCCctactccctcctcctcctctacctcttcatcgctccctccatcctcccacAGTCCTCAGCTAATCCGACCAGAACATCTGATGGAGGCAGAGGCTTCTGAAGTCACGCACGGCTCTCTAACTCCACCTTCCCACCCGCAGTCTCCCTCCATGCTGCCGTGCGATTGGCCCGCAGGCTCGGTGCGGCGAGCCACAAAGCAGCTGGAGCAGAAGCTGAGGCAGGACATGGAGAAGGCTGCGTCTCAGCGATCTCCGGTGCACTCCCCCAGCGCTGAACACCCTCCTGTCAGACTGTCCATGTGTCCCCTGAGCACGGAACAGCCTCCCCTTCGCTTCCCTCAGGACTGCACAGAACAAAGGATCACAGAACAAAGGATCACTCAGGGAGAGATCACGGCTGGATCTGCTAAGTCTAAAGATAGAGAAAAGCACATAGGGTCACAAACAGAGCTCAACTCCTCAGGCACGGACCACCTCCCAGACCCTTCATGCTCCCCCAAATCAAATATCAGCCAAGTCTCTGGTGCTATTCCTATCATTGTGCCCACATCCATAGATAGCCATATGCTGACATCACCACTGGCCTCTACTAGTCCGTTAGAAGACTCCTTTCTAGATACCTCAGCCCAGTCCCAAAGACAGAGCCAGCTCCACAGCCAAAGCCAGCAACATCTGACCCAGCCTCAGGGCTGCTCACACCAAATGACTCTGGATGGGGTGACAGTGCAGGAGTCAGACACAGATGTGAGGCTGGAATCCTGTCCCAAGGGCGAGCGAGGGGGCTGTGGTCCCGGCTGTGACGCCGAGAGCAGGCTGGCTCATGGCAGCCAGGAGCTGGAGAGGATTCAGCAGACACTAAGAGAGCTGCAGGCTTTCCTCCATGAGGGCGCCTGCCTGGAGACGCCAGACAGCGAAGATTATGAACTGGGGCAGCCTCAGGGCCTGAGAGACACAGTTATGGACACAGAGCCAGGACCTTGTAAAGGGGGAAGTTCTGAACAAACCCCTCCAGGCCTGGAAGTAGGGCAGCGGCTCCGAGAGAGACAAGAGGGGAAGAGTTTTCTGGAGCCGATAGTGTGGCACAGAGCCATGGAGCTCGAGGCTCGTATCCGCCAGGCGGGCCTCACCCCTCCTTCTCTCATGAAGAGGTCGGCCTCCTTAGCTAAACTGGACTGTCTGGAGCTCTCAGCCACTGACCTCAGCGACTTAGATCTGAGGCCACACACCAGGACGACATCATCGCACTCCCAGGACTCTTTCTCTTTGTCGACATCTCACCCCGACGACACCTGGAAAAAGCAGAAGGTGTTGGCTCGAAACGGTTGCGTTGAGAAGACAGGAATGTCCCGTGGCGGCAGGGATCTCGACGAGTCATCGTCGTCCCTGTCCCTTTGCTTCTCCTCTGCCCCTCATCGTTTTCCAAAAGAGGACCCAGGCGAGAGGGAGGAGCCAGAAGGCAGCGGGAGCGGCGCGGTCGCTACAACGCGTCAGCAGGGGAGGGGACACTCATCGAGACTGTCTCACAAAGGCTCTGCTGAGAAAAAGCAGCGAGCTGTCACTGTGCTATACAATACCATGTAA